The nucleotide window tcaagaGCTTCCCAACTGTGACGGGTTAGTCCACCTGACCAATAATGGGATGCTTAAGGACAGAAAAACAAAACTTACGGCCTGGCCTGGGTCATAATGTCAACCAGCTTAAGCTCGCCCTCGGCAACCTGAACAACCTCCTCAATCAAGCCAGAACCAATCCTGGCCTCCATCTCAGCAATCCTGTACGGAAATCAGATGTCAGTATATTTCTGCGAATTCCGCATCCAGTCGCCCATGTGGAGAGCTGCAACAACGGGACACACGAGACAGGGATCAGGGCCCATATGTGGCTGTCATATCCACTCGGAAGGGGAACACGCACTGTTCAGCGCTCAACGGCGGCTCCGACTCCCACTCGACGGGGCTCTTGTCCTCGACAACACCGCCCATCTTGATACCGAGATCCCTGAGACCCTGGCGATAGGCAACCGGGTCTGATTCCCTGATCTTGTCCAGCTCGAGCAGCTTGTCGCTGTCTTCCAGCTTGACGGCGCCGACGACATCCTCGCCGGTCTGAACCCAGGAAAAGTGCGGATCCAGGACGGCACCATCCCACTCGACGTCGCGCCAGTCCTGCGGGGGGACCATCTGGCGGATGAAGTAAGCGCGGCCGTCGGGGCCTTCGACTAGGCGGGCATGCTGGCCGTCGAACTGGCGGGCCGTGAGGTCGCTCTTGTGCTTCTCGAGCAGCTTGCGGGCGCGCTCCTGCCAGGCGTCGTAGCCGTCGGGCACGTACTGCTCGACGATGGCGAGGCGGTGCTTGGTCAGGGCCTCGGCGGACTGGCGGTACAGCGAGTGCTCGGGGATCTGCTTGAGCTTGTCGAGGGTGTGGTTGTAGAGGTACAGCAGGGCGGAGCGCGGCGACGGGTGGGTGCCGAGGCCGGTGAGGCCGGTCGGGGAGCCGGGTTTGAGGAAGCGGGCGGACGGGCGGACGGTAGCCGTCGCGGTCGCGAGCAATCGGAGTGCCGCGCGCATGGTTTCCGAGTCGTGTCGTGGAGGTTGTTGACTGACTCGGGGTCcggtggggtggggtggaTTGTGGGTTGTCGAGGGGACGAGGCTccagagagaggagagatcCAGAAGGTGGACCGGGATGGCAGAGGTACTGTACTATGGTACCTAATGTACTATGTACAGCGCCCGGGCCTGGCACTCAATGACGGATTGACAGAGCTCCAGCACAGTGCGGCAGTGCAGCGACTGAGAAACTCACATGATACGGCACGTGCACAAGGAAGAGCTCTTCGCTCCCGTCGTGTTCTTATTGGCCAATTGCCTCCTGCTGTCTACGGACAAACGATTGCACACAGCAAGCTACAGCGGGGTAGCTTGGGCCTGTTTCAGCCACATGAAGCTGTGCTTGCAAACGCCTTGTCAGCTGTCACTCCGCGGAGATGTCTTCCCCAGGCCACTTcacccacaccaccaccaccaccaccaccaccaccaccaccacccactcaGCTTCATGATGAGTGAGGAGGCTCACAACACTTGTCACGATGAACACAAAACGTCATCTGAAGGTCCTCAATTCATTGCTACGCTACGCTCAAAACACTTGCTCAAAAAACTAATacatcctcatccttccACCCCATCCCCTTCAACACCTCCCGAACCATATTCTGCATTCCCTCCGGCCCACACAGCAACACCATCGTCTCCCCCCTCAAATCCCCTTCTCCAACCTCTCTTTCCAGCATCGTCTTATCCAGCCTTCCTCTCAGCCCTTCCCACTCTGCACCCGGTCTACTCAAAGTATACTTGACCCTACACCTCCCCTCGGGTTTGGCCCTCTCCACCAACTCATCCAACTCGCTCTTCATCAGAATGTCTCCTTCTACCCGATTCCCATCCAACACCAAACACTCCGTCCCGTCTTGGTCATCCACGGCAACTGCCCTCAGCACCTGGTAGATAGGCGTCACGCCCGACCCACCACAAACCATGACAAACCTCTTGACCTTCCTCTCTCGTCCATTGACAGAGCAGACGCCCCGGCCTTGGTAGACAAACTTGCCCACCGGTCCTTTGAACTCCACGGCTTTCCCCAGTGCCAAAGCATCCAGCGCCTGTGTCATTTGTCCTCCCTTTATATCTTCGGTAGGAGAAGCGTAGTAGATCTTGACCAACACCCGGAGAGTTCCCCGCTCCAAAGTGCCGTCCGAGATGGGCGTGTAAGCGCGGATGATAGATTCGGTGGGTTTAGCAGGGTCAGGGAGTCGCATCATGAGATGTTGGCCGACGGGGAGCCCAATGGATTGGGCAGGGTGTGACAAAGCGAAGTGGAAGATTTTGGTATCCGGGGAGACGGATTCTTTGAAGGTGAGGATGGCGCTGTTCCATGTCTTGGACTGGAGGAAGATGGGGCGGCTGGGATCGCTGAGAGCTGGGTccgaggtggaggaggacttGAGCGCCGCGAGGGCGGAGGGAGTGAGGGTGCCGATGTGGTAGGTTGGCATCATTGCTTTGGCATTTTCGCTGTCTGTGAAGAGTCAGTTAGATGGACTCATGACGATGGACCAGAAAGATGGAGGTGGACTTACGAATGGCTAGGAACTCGTCGGTTACGTCCTGTCCAGCAGCGCCGGTGATGGAGGCAGCACCACCTGGATGACCCTCGAGGAACGGCGTACCGTTGTAAACTTGGCCGTTCACGACGAACCAGGGCTCTTCCTCACCATCGTGCTGGCGGAGCTCTTCAAGTGTGATAAGTCGAGTGACTTTTTCATCCACCATGCTGATCTCCTTGACAGGCTCTTCTTTGACGACGTTCTCCTCAGCCCCGGGGACTTTCTCGCCCCAAAAGCCATTAGCAAGATTCccgccttccttcttcactcGATCCATCCAACCGTCCGACGTCAGCATCGGTTGAGTAGGATGCTCGAAACGCAAGGTATCGCCCTCATGATGAATAACGACCCGAAACCAAGGGTTATTCATCATCCCCAGCACACTCCAATACATCTCCTTGGGCTGTAGCGCCAGCGACTCATCCATCGCTCGGATGCACACATCCTTTGCCTTGCGCAGCTCAGAAAGAGGAATCTCCAAATCCCAGAAACACCAACAAAAGCAGCTCTCCCGCCACGACACATCCAACCTTCCACCAAACAACTCCTCCCCATCTTGAGCTTCCCGATACCGATCCTCTGGGTACTCAATGCCCGCCAGCCTCCAGCTCTTCCCCTGATCAAGCGTCACCTCCAACCtcgtcaccctcctccctccccccgcATACGCATATCCCCTCAACCTGTACGTCCCCGCCCCTTCGTCCCCTCTCAGCGACACAACCTCCCCATGCCCCGGCTCACAAATCACACTATTCACATTCAAATCATAAATCGCATACCTCTCATCCCTCCAcaccctctccatctcctccgtcttctcccCACTCTCCTCCGGCCCCACCGTCGTCGGCAACACCCTATTATCAAAAACATGATACCAATTCTCGCTCGGCCCCTTGGTGACCAC belongs to Neurospora crassa OR74A linkage group IV, whole genome shotgun sequence and includes:
- the nuo29.9 gene encoding NADH:ubiquinone oxidoreductase yields the protein MRAALRLLATATATVRPSARFLKPGSPTGLTGLGTHPSPRSALLYLYNHTLDKLKQIPEHSLYRQSAEALTKHRLAIVEQYVPDGYDAWQERARKLLEKHKSDLTARQFDGQHARLVEGPDGRAYFIRQMVPPQDWRDVEWDGAVLDPHFSWVQTGEDVVGAVKLEDSDKLLELDKIRESDPVAYRQGLRDLGIKMGGVVEDKSPVEWESEPPLSAEQIAEMEARIGSGLIEEVVQVAEGELKLVDIMTQARPWEALEEEAPEGQWTYFERKE
- the nit-3 gene encoding nitrate reductase — its product is MEAPALEQRQSLHDSSERQQRFTSLILPNGAAAAAAEKNPRGAADYCPSDNDNDIDNDLASTRTASPTTTDFSSSSSDDNSTTLETSVNYSHSSNTNTNTSCPPSPITSSSLKPAYPLPPPSTRLTTILPTDLKTPDHLIPRDPRLIRLTGSHPFNVEPPLTALFEHGFLTPQNLHYVRNHGPIPSSVATPPATINKEEDDSLLNWEFTVEGLVEHPLKISVRELMDASKWDNVTYPVTLVCAGNRRKEQNVLRKSKGFSWGAGGLSTALWTGVGLSEILARAKPLTKKGGGARYVCFEGADQLPNGTYGTSVKLAWAMDPNKGIMVAHKMNGENLHPDHGRPVRVVVPGQIGGRSVKWLKRIVVTKGPSENWYHVFDNRVLPTTVGPEESGEKTEEMERVWRDERYAIYDLNVNSVICEPGHGEVVSLRGDEGAGTYRLRGYAYAGGGRRVTRLEVTLDQGKSWRLAGIEYPEDRYREAQDGEELFGGRLDVSWRESCFCWCFWDLEIPLSELRKAKDVCIRAMDESLALQPKEMYWSVLGMMNNPWFRVVIHHEGDTLRFEHPTQPMLTSDGWMDRVKKEGGNLANGFWGEKVPGAEENVVKEEPVKEISMVDEKVTRLITLEELRQHDGEEEPWFVVNGQVYNGTPFLEGHPGGAASITGAAGQDVTDEFLAIHSENAKAMMPTYHIGTLTPSALAALKSSSTSDPALSDPSRPIFLQSKTWNSAILTFKESVSPDTKIFHFALSHPAQSIGLPVGQHLMMRLPDPAKPTESIIRAYTPISDGTLERGTLRVLVKIYYASPTEDIKGGQMTQALDALALGKAVEFKGPVGKFVYQGRGVCSVNGRERKVKRFVMVCGGSGVTPIYQVLRAVAVDDQDGTECLVLDGNRVEGDILMKSELDELVERAKPEGRCRVKYTLSRPGAEWEGLRGRLDKTMLEREVGEGDLRGETMVLLCGPEGMQNMVREVLKGMGWKDEDVLVF